The genomic stretch GAAGCCTCCCTCTGCAACAGTTCCGCCAGATGCAGCACGTTCGTCAGCCGCCGCTCGCCGTCCCGGTAGGACAGCAGGCGTTTTCGAACGCCTTCGCCCTGGATCAGCCCACGAAACATCTTCATGAATCCGCCTTCCATCCATGATTCATGATAGGTTTCGAACCGTGAAGCCCAGTGCTGCCAAGTAGGTCTCTCCGAATCGGCATCCACTAGTTCTTCACCCCGCACACCGATCAGGTCCGTCACCAGGGCGGATTTGAGCAATCTCGGTTCGCTCGGCTCGGAGACCGCCACCAGCACACGCCACAGTTCCTCCGCTTCCCGGGATTCGAACACATTTCCCGTGCTCAGCATAACGGTCCGGACTCCAAGCTCGTTCAGTGCGGTCTGGATCAGACCTGCTTCCGTATGTTTTCGGACCAGCACGGCAATGTCGCTCTCCCGCAGCGGACGATCGCCCAGAAGCGCCCTCTTCCGCCGCCCGGATTCCAGCAAACGGGCGATCTCGCCGGCCACGGCTCTGCTTATGACTTCACCAGCCAGACCTTTTGAAATCACTTTCCGTTCAGAAGAGACCCGCTCGGGATCCGCGTACCAGATCCAAAACGGAGGCTCTCTTCGACCGCCGACCGTCAGAAACGCGTGAACTCTTCCTTCCGGCGGACGAACGGGATGAAAGGGAATCTCGTCGTACACGAACGGAGCGGAAGCGTTGGAGAAAACGCCGTTTACAGCTTCAATCAGCCCCGGCTCCGACCGCCAGTTCTCGGTCATCGTGTATCGGGTCGCCACGTGCGACGCCGCCTTCATATAGGCGAACAGATCGGCTCCCCGGAAACTGTAAATAGCCTGTTTGGGATCTCCGATGAGAAACAGAATCGAATCCCTCGTACCGAAAACGGAGTCAAAGATGGCATATTGGATCGGATCCGTATCCTGAAACTCATCGATCAGCGCTGCCTTGTATTTCTTCCTGAGAGATCCCGCGAGTCGTGAATCGCCCTCCCGGTTCAACGCAGCCCGGACCTTGAGCAACAAATCGTCAAAATGTTGGACGTTTCGTTTCTCTTTTCTTGTCGGCAACTCGGCTTTGAGATAGCGTAAGAAAGCGCTTTTCAAGAACATCAAATAGCGATCCAGGGTTGCCTCGGCCTGCTTGACCAACGCCTCGTGCCGATCGCACTGCACGAAGAACCGGTGGTCGGGTGACCGCCCCTTTTGCTTCGTGGCTCTCTTCAGGGTATCGGTGGTGAACTTGGAAAAAGATTCGATCGAGGCCGACGGCATCGGGCCCTTCTGTTCCAGATAAGAATCCAAATCGGCCAGGTATCTGGAAACTTGAGTCTCATTATAGCTTCGAGCACTCAGGTCCGAGTTCCGGAGTTGCCGTTCGATTTCGCCCTTTTCCGATAGCCATGTCCGCCTCAGGCTCCCATGGCTTTCTCGAACGCCGGAGAGCAATTCCGACATGCTATGTATTGGGGGCGGAGTCACGTCGGGGATGACCCTCAAATCCGGACACCCTATGGAAGTGTGGCCGAGTTTCAGGAACGTGTCCGCGGATATCCCTTTTCCCATAAAATATCGGACCAGTTCGACGGGTGCATCGTAGAAGTGCTTCCGCCAGAAGTCCTCGGCGATTTGTCTTTTAAGAGTCTCCTGGTCCAGGATCATTTCCGCATCGAACAGGCTGCCGCTTTCAAACGCATTCTCTCGAAGTATCCTCTGGCACAGCCCGTGAATGGTGAAAATCGCCGATTCATCGAAGTCGTTGATCGCGCCGGTCAGTCGGTGGATGACATCATCCACATTTCCGAGATGGTTTTCCGTCAGCTTACGCAGAAGCTCGTCCTCTCCCTCCCCGATTTGAAACGCTTTCCTGGCCTCGATCAGCCTCCTACGGATTCTACCCCGAAGTTCCTCCGTCGCCGCCACGGTGAACGTGACCACAAGAATCTGGTGGACTGAAAGTCGTTTTTCGATGATCAGCCGGAGAAAAAGCCCCTCGATGGCAAAAGTCTTGCCCGTGCCCGCGCTGGCTTCGATCAGGTTGGTCCCTGATAGCGGTACGCCCATCAAGTCGAAATTTCTAACGTTTCCCATAGACTGTGTTCTTCCTGACGTTCCAGCAAGGGGCCGAAAAGTTCCTGGGACAACTGCTCGAACTCGTTGTCAAGAGGAGTGGAATCGCGGAGGCATAGCTCGTAATATCGGTCGGCGGCCTCAGGACGCCATGGAGCGTCCCAGACCCTCCGAGCGGCCTTCAAGGCATTTTCCCCCATTTTCCCATCTTTCGCCGCGGCTCCGGCAAAGGCGAGGGAGGCCTCAGGAAAAAAATGGATGGGCCTGCAAAGTCCTTCCCAATACCTTAAGAGCAGGGTCTCCAGAATCCGCTCGGGTTGATTTGGAGGCCGATAAACAAACGTCTTGTCCTCCCCTATCAGAATCCCCTTCCGGGACGAATCGAAGTGAGCGGAGGAGCCTAGCGCCAAATAATGAATCCAGATACGCAGCCGGTCTTGTGCTTTGATCTTTGCGCATCGTGCGTGGAGCAGCGCTCCGGGGTAGAGATGATCAATCCGGGCTGTAAGCCGGAATCCCGCCAAGGGTACATTCACTTCAACTGGAGCCAGGGCGCCGAGTTCCACGATCGGTCTCAGTCTTTCCGAAAATCGGGACGCGGCATTCTCCACCCGATCGTACTCACAGATTCCGGCCGCCCCGTGAGGGAGACGCCCCGAAGCCCGGGCCCTGGCAAAAAACGCCTCTGCGTCCGCACCCGAAATCAGCTCCTCGTTTAGTTCCTGCTTCAGGACATACTCCTCGAGGCGGTCCAGAGCGAAAAGCTCACGGTCGTCCAGCAAGGCGGGTTCTTCATCCAAGGCCACTCCCAAACGCTGCTTCAACAGGAATCTGCAGGGATTGGCGTAGAAGGAACACAACTGCTCCACATCCACGACGCGCCATTCCTCTCCCGGATCGTCCAAGCGCGAAGCAATGAAGCGAAAAGGCTGCGGGACATGCGCTCTCAGACTTCGAGCCGCGCCGCAATTTTCCTCCGAATAACTGAGCAGGTCCCCGTCCGGATCGAAATACATGGAATTGAACGCCTGAAGGGAATGTTCGCACACCCACCGGCTCGGCGCCTCTCTTCCGGGGGCCTGGAATCCCTGCCTGACGTAATCCAACAGTTCACTGACCACTACGGACGGCGGGATCTTACTGTTGTCTCGAATGCTCTGACCCACATAACTGATATAGAGTTTCTCTCGTGCGGAGAGGATCGCCTCCAAGAACAGATAGCGGTCATCCTCCCTGCGGGAACGATCTCCTTTCCTGGGAGCCTTGGCCATAAGATCGAAGCCGAGCACGCTCGATTTCCTTGGAAAGGAGTCATCGTTCATGCCCAAGAGACAGACCACTCTGAAAGGAATGCTGCGCATGGGCAGCATGGAGCAGAACGTGACGCCTCCGGCCAGGAACCCCAGGCCGAAGCCCTCGCGTTCGAAAGCCCGCTTCAGATAGGATCGTACGACTTCAACCGCGACCGTCCCGGAGAAGCCGGATCGATCCTCCATTTCAGTGAGGCTCGAGATGAGGCGTCGAAGCATCCGCATCTCGAATTCGTTTTCGTCTCGGGGTTCAAAAAAATCGTCCAGAATCCCTTCAAGCATCTCCGCCCATTCGCTGAGGTTATGCGGGTTTCCCAGCGCCATCCGCCATTGGAATATCCGATCCATGAATTCTACGAAAGAACCCAAAACGATGGCCTCACCGCCTTCGATGCCGTCAAAGGGAAGAATGCCGTCAAACATCCGCCGGCCTTCTCCGCGCATGGCGTACCCTAGTAGTAAGCGATCCAGCCCGGCGGACCAGGTGTTCTCCGGAATTGCAGGCAGCCCCATTCCGGCTCGTTCCGAAGCACTCACGCCCCATTTTATGTGCGTTTCCTCTATCCAACGTTGGATCAGGTCTACATCCAATTCGGATAGACCGAACGTTCGCCGGACCGCAGGAGCTTCAAGAATGGAAAGCACATCCGTTGCTCCGAGCCGGCCGGCGGCCAGATCGAGGATGGAAAGGAAGGGTTCCGCCAGGAGCCCTTCCTTTCGAAGACTCTGATCGGCTATTCGAAATGGTATTCGCAAAGACTCGTTTTCCGGAGCCCCGAAAACGGCCCGTACGAATGGGGCATAGACCTCTACGTCCGGGGTCATTACCATGATGTGGTGGGGTTCCAGCGTGGGCTTCTCGTCAAACATCCCGAGCAGGTGGTCGTGAAGGACCTCTACCTCGCGCATAGTGCCGTGGCAAGAGTGAAACTCGATCGAACGGTCCGATTCCACGTCAAACGAAAGCCGGCATTGCTCATAGTAGCGGTTGCGGAGGTGGAGAATATCGGATTGAACGCACGCGAGTATGCTTCGCTCCCCCGGATCCTCAAAATCTTCCAGTTCCGTTGAATCTTCGAGTTCGGAAACCAGCGAGAAGAACGCTCTCCCGCGCCGGCCTAACGACGCAAGGAGACTATTTCCCTCTTCCAGATGCAACGGGCCGGATTCGGAAGGGAAAACGGTATATTGACGCATCTCGCGTTCGGATACGATGTCTCCCCAGTATTCTCCGGTCGGGTTCATAAGAAACAGGTTCACTTGAACCGTTGACGCAAGTCCACGCAAGATATCGAGATGAAAAGGCGGCAGGTAGGAGATGCCGAAAACGGAAATCCGTTCAGGAAGCGACCCGGGAATGAATTCCCGGCTGTGGAGATGTTGAAAGAACCGGTTCCTCTGCGTTGCGCGATGGGACCTGTCCGTACCCGCGGCCACTTCTCTCCACAAAACCGCCTGCCAATGGCGTTCACTTCCATTGTCCCACCTGAGGATCATCTCCGGTCGAAACAGCAGGTACTGGTCAAAGAGATCCGCAATGCGAATCGACATCTGCAGTTGTTTCAGTCCGGTTTCGTCATCAGAGAGGTACGAGTCCAGATCCGGAAATTGTCGTCTCCGAAGCGGATCGCTCAGGACTTCCATGATTCTCCAGGTCATGACCTCGGGCTCGAAGGGAGATCCTTCGGCCGGGTCTGCGAGAAAAACACGGAAGACGACCTCGATCAGAGCGTTTGGAAACGGGAAACTCAGGTTTGCAGCGACACGATGACGTTTGGCGAGTTCCAAAGACACCCATCGTTCCATGCCTTTGCTCTGGACAACAATCATTTCTGTTCGCAGCGGAGACGGCAAGGGAACGCGCAGTGTCTCAGCCAGGGCGGACACCAGGTTCTCCAGGCGATTACTCAGAAAAACGTTCAGGCCCGGCATGGAATTGTTTTGACACGCTTGGTTCGACCTTGTTGCCCCCCGGCGCCCTTCCAAATCCGGGTTCCCTGAGTGTCTTGAAGAGAAAATAGCCCGGCCGAGGGCGGCCGAGGTCCCGTTCTTGATCGAAGATCGACCATCCGAGGCGCCGGTCGCCGCGACAAACGGGCTCAGCACTCCTGCCGATCGGGAACATCCGGAATGGCTCTCTACTGGCCCTGTTGCCGCCGATAGGCGGCCACGGTGGCTCCTTTGTTGCGAGGAGTTGCATTTGCCGCCGATGTAATCAGGTACAGTGAATTATCGTGAATCACGCCCAGCGCATTGTTGGATACCAGGTAATTCAACAAGTCCCCCATGCCGGCTTCGGTCCCGTGAAGGTGAAACGAAACACCCGTCCGGTTATGCTCTTCCAGCCAGTTCTCGAGGCCAAAAGCCGCAACTTGTTTCCCGGTGGTTAGAGTAAGGAATTCCGCGGCAGAATCGATTTCCTTCGTCCCCCCGATAAACGAAACCGTGAATCGCAGAGGTATCGGAGCAACCTGACCCATGAGAGCAGCGTACCGGGTTCTAGCTTCTTTAGGAAATGGCTTTACGGGAAACAGCCGGGCGTGCTCCCGCGTATTGCTCACAAGCCAGGAATTCTTTTCTCCTGCCAGCACTTCCTCCAGAATCACGCTCGCCGACACTCGAGCGCCTGCCATCCAGTAGGCTCCGGGAGGGTATTCAAAGATGGGATTCAACAGGGTGGGACGAGGCCTCTCGCTGGTTTTCGAATAGTTGGTTCGTTTCTGACGATCCGGAGCGTCATAGTACAAGCTTTGCATTTCCAATGGCGAGGGAAGCCTCCAGTTCTTGTAGCCTTGCACGCTGAAGACCTTCTCGGCGTAACCCATGGCGTCATTCCTGGTGTACCTCGCATCCGTCTTCGACCTCTTGCACCATATCAATCCGAGGCGGTAATCATATACCAGATCGCCGTCAACATGGAATCTTCCCGCAACCAAATCGGAAGGAGTTACCTCGGGAACCTGCGCTTGCCGTTGGAATGTATGATCTTTCTTAGCGATATACCGGGCGAACTCACCCCCGCCCGTAATGAGACCGACGGCGTTATCCGTAATCAGGTTGGCGAGACTCTGCTCATTGACTCCGGTTAAACAGCAACCTTCAGGGCCTTCAATCGGCCCCAGGCTCATACATTTTTTGGTCTCCTCGATTTCGCAAGCACCGCTGGAGCGTCTGAGACAATGAGAAAGGGTAGCCATGTAGACCTTCCCACATTGGTCCAGTCGGACCTCCAACCCTTCGGCGGCTCGATATTGCTCCAGAGACGCGCAGAGAGAACTCGCGGCTTTTACGCCGGCCGAAGACTCGGCCTCTGTTAACATCCGCACGTTCGAGAAGCCCATAGCCGCGAGCGCGCTCGCCACTCCGTCCGAAACCTGACGCGCCGGCAGATCGAATCCGGAACCTGTATCCACCGGCAGGAGCAAAAGCGAAGAGGAGAGTGAACCCCTCAGTTTGGCCAACCGATCGTTGCCCATGGTTTCAAGTACGTTTTCTTTCACGAAATTGAGCGGGTCATAATCCGGACTACGTTCGATGCATCTCCGCGGATCCACGATATAGTCGTCAATGACAATATTCCGATCCAGCGAGTCTGGAGTGTCCTGGTTGCCGGTGTAATGCTCCATCATAAGATGGTAGCAGATACCGCTCTTGTAGAGTTTCCAACCCACAACATGGTCCACGTGCGTCTCCCGAAGAACGCAGCCGAGGTCCTCTTCGGCGCACTTTGTCTCCCTGGGTTTGACAATGTCGAACCGTTGAAGATTCGCCAATGCATACTGAATACTTCGGTTCAGACTATCGTGGAATCCGGGGGCGAGATTGGACCCACCGGCCAATGGGACCACCAGCAGCTTGGGTTTCTTGGATGCAGGAGGCAGCGCTTCTCGTTTTTCACACCCCGTCAGCAAGGCGAACAAAGCATACGTGAGCAGGATGAAAATGAGTTTCGCTTTCATCGGGGTACTCCTTTGGCGCAGTGGACTCGGCTGAAAGGCTTCAACTTTATAAAAGAACATTTAAAATTTCTTTAAACACTCCTGGGCCGCGATATGAAGAGGGTCCCAGGACGGCGAAAACGGAGGCGCATAGCACAAATCCATGAGCGCCAGTTCTTCGAGCGGAGTGGGGCGATGCAGACATGCGGCGACCACATTGGTGCGGCCTACCGCTCCCTCTTTCCCCACCATCTGTGCGCCCAGCAACCTGCCGGTGGGGCGATCCGCTACCAGCCGGATGTGAATCGGACTGGCTCCCGGATAGGCCGTGGCCCTGGATTGTACGGTCACAAACCCGCTGACGGGGTGAAATCCCGCCCTGCGTGCTTCAACCTCGTTCAGACCCGTATAAGCCACTTCCAGCTCGAAGAACTTGAAGCACCAGGATCCTACCACGCCTGGAAATTCGGATGCTTCTCCGCCGATATTTGCTCCGGCCACCCGGCCCTGTTTGTTCGCCACGTCTCCAAGAGGAACAAACTCCGGTTGCCGCGACACCAGGGTGAACACCCAGCGCAGCCAGCACCATATCAGCGGAAAAGACGCCGTCCTTGGTTTCGACCCGCAGCCGGTCGGCTTCTTCCACGATAGCCGCCGGCTCGACACCGGGAACGAATCGCACGCCGTTTGCTTTCATTTCGTCGAGAACGATCTTGGATAGCTCTTCACCCATTCGCTTCGCGGGCAGATTACCCCGATACAACACCGTGGTATCCAGCCCCCGAAGCCGGAACGCCTCGCACATCTCCAGGGCTATAAAACCTGCCCCGAGAATAATAACCGACTTCGGCTTACGAGTTTCAATGAAAGTCTTTATTCGGATGGCGTCCTGGAGGCTTTTCAGGGCGAAGATCCTTCCCGAATGCGCCCCCGGAATATCGGGGAGGATGGATGAGGCGCCGGCCGCGTATACCAACTTGTCGAAAGACCACCTTTTTCCTCTGGAGTCCAGGGCCGTTCCTTGATTGAAATCCAATTCTTCGACGGCCGTGTTCAGATGAACATGTATACCCGACTTTTCGAACTCCTCCGGCGTTCGGGCGATGATCTCTTCCGGCGTAGCGATCATATCCGCGATGTAGTAGGGGGTCGGGCACGCCGCATAGGAAACGTGGGGTCCCGCCTCGATGATATGGATATCGAGGTCCGGCTTTAGTCGTTTTGCCTTGGCTGCGGCGCTCGGACCGCCTGCCCCCCCGCCGACCACAACGACTCGTTCTGCCATGGTGTTCTCCTGGGTGGTTCTTTTGTCCGGTGTTTCTATGGTGCGTTGTTCTTCTTGAGTCTTGACGAAGTTCATCGGATTCGAACGGTGTTCGTATCGCGCGTGGTTTCCCGGACCGCGACCCGGCCAGGGGATGTTCTGAAACGGATGCGCCCGGTTCCGGTTGGTGCTCCTCGGCCGCGGCTTGGGGCCGCAGGGGCCGGATTCCAGCCGCGTTTTACGCCGAGGAAGAACCTCACGCGCCAAGACTAAAACGTCAACACTGTATCCTTGTTTCCGGAGATATGCAATAGTCACGACAGGCTTTCGTATGACGGCGGATCGTCAGGCTCGCCAGGCGAGTAGCATTCCCGGAGCCCGATTGAGCCGCTGACAAAACGGCAGGTTCCTCGGGCGGACTCGGGAAAGAGTTCAGGCGTATTGTAGTCAGCACGAGACCGGAGTGGGGAGGCGCCGCGCAGGCCGGACGAGCCGGAGAAATCGCATCCTTCGCCAAGCGGATTCATGGTTCGGCTAGTTGTCGAGAGCGTTCCCGAAGCCAATGCCGTTATGGCTCAATACTTAGATATCATGGGCGTTCGTGCGTAATAGGGGAAGATATCGCGACTGATTTCGGACGGCGTCCGCGTGCAACTTTGTTCAAGGCGCGAAAGGACTGAACACGGATTCAATCGGTATCTTGAGACCTCTGTTACCGGCTCCGAGTAACAAGGGAGATGTTTTAAGAAATCTAGATATTGAATTACATCACAATACATTTTTCGTTGGACAACGATTCCGACTCACTATATACTTACTTCGTTCGGGGCGCTAAGCTAGGCGGTTTTTTCATTCTTCGATATTGGGAGACCGTCGATGTCCGGATGTGCCAATCCTCAGGCATCCCCTGAAGGAAGAGGGGTACGCAATGTGGTATGCCCCTATTACGAGCGGTGTTTGGATGCGGTGTTTGGATCAAGCCTGTCAGAGCAATTGGCGGGGTTGGACGTGCATAGAATGCGGACACGTGAACTCCAGGGAAGAGATTCCCGCTGTGGTGGAAACCTTCGGTTGCAAACTCATCATCGGACTGATTTTCAAACCCTCCCTCTTCAGCCGGTACTTGTACACCCCTTCGCGAAACAGGCTATACAGTAGCACCACAAGCGATTAGGTGATTTCGAAGGTCACCGGCAGCCGAAATGGGGGCGCTCGGTTTGCGCCCTCGACGCCCATCCGCTTCGGGTTTTCCCCCACGCCATACCCGTGCGGCGAGCTGCTTGGGAAGCACTCCACGCACGATAGAAGATGTTCTTCTTTCCGGACTCCCCGAACCGAGCGGCAGCACGCCGATCGCCTCCCTATGGCCTCTGCCCGACACGCCGTCTCTCCCCCAACGATCCAGGAACAGTTCGAGGTTCCCTTTTCATCGTTCTTACTGTATGATAGAAGATATTTTGTAATCACGGTTCAACCCTTCGACTTCGACTGTTGTTCTCAATCAAAGCGATAAAAAGACGTTTCGGTGAGTAAGCTCACTCATGCACGATGACCCATTGAGGAGGAGAGCGTTTATGGCCCGAGGAAGATCATATAAAGAAATACCGGTCGAGGAACTGCGGTGGCGACTGGACCCGAGTACATTGCCTTTTGAGACTACGGAGGAACTCGAACCCACGTCGGATCTCATCGGCCAGAAGAGAGCCTTGGAGGCCTTCCGATTTGGCGTCGAGATGGAAAAAAGCGGGTATAACATCTTTGTGACGGGAATGACCGGCTCTGAAAAGAATCACGCCATCGAGCGGTTGCTCAAACAGATGATAATGAAAGACCGGATACCCGACGACCTCTGCTACGTCAATAACTTCGGAAAGATTGAAGCGCCTCAGCTGATTCGCCTTCCAGCCGGCACCGGAGGCGAATTCAAATCCGACTCCGATGCGCTCCTGGAACAACTCAAGGTCAATGTGCCCATGCTCTTCGAGAGCGAAGACTATTTGAACATGAAAAAGGACATCCTCGAAAAGTATGAGGAGCAGGGCAAGAAATTTTTCAAAGAAATCGGGAACAAAGTAAAGGACGAGGGGTTCGCTCTTGTCGAAATGCAGATCGGTCCGATAAAGCGGCCGGTGGTCATGCCGATGATAGAGGACAAACCCGTTCATATCGACCAGATAGAAGCCATGGTGGAGGCCGGCAACTTTCCCAAAGAAAAATTCGACAAGATGAAGCGCAAACAGGCCGAACTCACGGACCAGATTGACCGTGTGTTTCTCGAAATGCGCGACATGGATCGCGAGGTCAAGAAGAAACTCGAGGAAATGGACCGCTACCTCTTTCTCAAAAGCGTAGCGGATCCGATCAATGCCCTGAAAGCCAAGTACAAGATCAAGACTGTAACTCACTTTTTGGACAGCATGATCGAAGACATGGCGTCCAACCTCGATATTTTCAAACAAAAACAACAGTATATGCCTGGTATACCTATTCCGCAGGCCGTAGAATCGGACCCCTTTCAACCCTACCAGGTGAATCTGTTTGTTGACAATTCGGAATGTAAGACGCCTCCCATCATTATCGAAAGCTATCCGACATACCGGAATCTTTTTGGCTCCATCGAACGGATTGTGGACCGGACGGGAGTGTGGCGTACGGATTTCAGCCGGATCAAGGCCGGATCGTTTATTCAGGCGAACGGGGGCTATTTGATCTTGAACCTGATGGATGCCATTCTGGAGCCGGGAGTGTGGCCCTCGCTAAAAAGGGCGCTAAAAACGGACCGTTATGAACTTCAATCCTATGACCCGTTCTTCTTGTTCACAACCACGGGCCTCAAACCGGAGCCCATTGAAATCGACGTAAAGGTCATCATGGTAGGAGACTTGCGATCGTACAACATCCTATACCACTATGA from Deltaproteobacteria bacterium encodes the following:
- the recC gene encoding exodeoxyribonuclease V subunit gamma, giving the protein MPGLNVFLSNRLENLVSALAETLRVPLPSPLRTEMIVVQSKGMERWVSLELAKRHRVAANLSFPFPNALIEVVFRVFLADPAEGSPFEPEVMTWRIMEVLSDPLRRRQFPDLDSYLSDDETGLKQLQMSIRIADLFDQYLLFRPEMILRWDNGSERHWQAVLWREVAAGTDRSHRATQRNRFFQHLHSREFIPGSLPERISVFGISYLPPFHLDILRGLASTVQVNLFLMNPTGEYWGDIVSEREMRQYTVFPSESGPLHLEEGNSLLASLGRRGRAFFSLVSELEDSTELEDFEDPGERSILACVQSDILHLRNRYYEQCRLSFDVESDRSIEFHSCHGTMREVEVLHDHLLGMFDEKPTLEPHHIMVMTPDVEVYAPFVRAVFGAPENESLRIPFRIADQSLRKEGLLAEPFLSILDLAAGRLGATDVLSILEAPAVRRTFGLSELDVDLIQRWIEETHIKWGVSASERAGMGLPAIPENTWSAGLDRLLLGYAMRGEGRRMFDGILPFDGIEGGEAIVLGSFVEFMDRIFQWRMALGNPHNLSEWAEMLEGILDDFFEPRDENEFEMRMLRRLISSLTEMEDRSGFSGTVAVEVVRSYLKRAFEREGFGLGFLAGGVTFCSMLPMRSIPFRVVCLLGMNDDSFPRKSSVLGFDLMAKAPRKGDRSRREDDRYLFLEAILSAREKLYISYVGQSIRDNSKIPPSVVVSELLDYVRQGFQAPGREAPSRWVCEHSLQAFNSMYFDPDGDLLSYSEENCGAARSLRAHVPQPFRFIASRLDDPGEEWRVVDVEQLCSFYANPCRFLLKQRLGVALDEEPALLDDRELFALDRLEEYVLKQELNEELISGADAEAFFARARASGRLPHGAAGICEYDRVENAASRFSERLRPIVELGALAPVEVNVPLAGFRLTARIDHLYPGALLHARCAKIKAQDRLRIWIHYLALGSSAHFDSSRKGILIGEDKTFVYRPPNQPERILETLLLRYWEGLCRPIHFFPEASLAFAGAAAKDGKMGENALKAARRVWDAPWRPEAADRYYELCLRDSTPLDNEFEQLSQELFGPLLERQEEHSLWETLEIST
- a CDS encoding FAD-dependent oxidoreductase, encoding MAERVVVVGGGAGGPSAAAKAKRLKPDLDIHIIEAGPHVSYAACPTPYYIADMIATPEEIIARTPEEFEKSGIHVHLNTAVEELDFNQGTALDSRGKRWSFDKLVYAAGASSILPDIPGAHSGRIFALKSLQDAIRIKTFIETRKPKSVIILGAGFIALEMCEAFRLRGLDTTVLYRGNLPAKRMGEELSKIVLDEMKANGVRFVPGVEPAAIVEEADRLRVETKDGVFSADMVLAALGVHPGVAATGVCSSWRRGEQTGPGGRSKYRRRSIRISRRGRILVLQVLRAGSGLYGSERG
- a CDS encoding AAA family ATPase: MARGRSYKEIPVEELRWRLDPSTLPFETTEELEPTSDLIGQKRALEAFRFGVEMEKSGYNIFVTGMTGSEKNHAIERLLKQMIMKDRIPDDLCYVNNFGKIEAPQLIRLPAGTGGEFKSDSDALLEQLKVNVPMLFESEDYLNMKKDILEKYEEQGKKFFKEIGNKVKDEGFALVEMQIGPIKRPVVMPMIEDKPVHIDQIEAMVEAGNFPKEKFDKMKRKQAELTDQIDRVFLEMRDMDREVKKKLEEMDRYLFLKSVADPINALKAKYKIKTVTHFLDSMIEDMASNLDIFKQKQQYMPGIPIPQAVESDPFQPYQVNLFVDNSECKTPPIIIESYPTYRNLFGSIERIVDRTGVWRTDFSRIKAGSFIQANGGYLILNLMDAILEPGVWPSLKRALKTDRYELQSYDPFFLFTTTGLKPEPIEIDVKVIMVGDLRSYNILYHYDPDVPRIFKVRADFDPVMDRKDEAISQYSGFIRRKVEEEKLLPFHRTAVAAIVEHSVRLAGRKDKLSTHFHQITDLMLEADLLAKRENAETVRDAHVEAAIEARIYRSNMIEEKIQAMIDRGTLMIDTDGAVVGQVNGLSVYDLGDYAFGKPTRITATTSMGRAGIINIEREADLSGSTHNKGMLILGGYLREKYAQDKPLSVSASIAFEQSYSGVDGDSASSTEIYALLSSLAEVPIRQDLAVTGSVNQHGEIQPIGGVNWKVEGFFECCKAKGLTGKQGVLIPHRNTEDLQLKQDVIEAVKEKKFHLYPVETIDQGIEILTGMSAGNRDAKGAYPKGSINDLVNRKLESLAKGLAEFGKEAENKAAGKKRTARKKPEDKE
- a CDS encoding DUF1566 domain-containing protein yields the protein MKAKLIFILLTYALFALLTGCEKREALPPASKKPKLLVVPLAGGSNLAPGFHDSLNRSIQYALANLQRFDIVKPRETKCAEEDLGCVLRETHVDHVVGWKLYKSGICYHLMMEHYTGNQDTPDSLDRNIVIDDYIVDPRRCIERSPDYDPLNFVKENVLETMGNDRLAKLRGSLSSSLLLLPVDTGSGFDLPARQVSDGVASALAAMGFSNVRMLTEAESSAGVKAASSLCASLEQYRAAEGLEVRLDQCGKVYMATLSHCLRRSSGACEIEETKKCMSLGPIEGPEGCCLTGVNEQSLANLITDNAVGLITGGGEFARYIAKKDHTFQRQAQVPEVTPSDLVAGRFHVDGDLVYDYRLGLIWCKRSKTDARYTRNDAMGYAEKVFSVQGYKNWRLPSPLEMQSLYYDAPDRQKRTNYSKTSERPRPTLLNPIFEYPPGAYWMAGARVSASVILEEVLAGEKNSWLVSNTREHARLFPVKPFPKEARTRYAALMGQVAPIPLRFTVSFIGGTKEIDSAAEFLTLTTGKQVAAFGLENWLEEHNRTGVSFHLHGTEAGMGDLLNYLVSNNALGVIHDNSLYLITSAANATPRNKGATVAAYRRQQGQ
- the recB gene encoding exodeoxyribonuclease V subunit beta, with translation MGNVRNFDLMGVPLSGTNLIEASAGTGKTFAIEGLFLRLIIEKRLSVHQILVVTFTVAATEELRGRIRRRLIEARKAFQIGEGEDELLRKLTENHLGNVDDVIHRLTGAINDFDESAIFTIHGLCQRILRENAFESGSLFDAEMILDQETLKRQIAEDFWRKHFYDAPVELVRYFMGKGISADTFLKLGHTSIGCPDLRVIPDVTPPPIHSMSELLSGVRESHGSLRRTWLSEKGEIERQLRNSDLSARSYNETQVSRYLADLDSYLEQKGPMPSASIESFSKFTTDTLKRATKQKGRSPDHRFFVQCDRHEALVKQAEATLDRYLMFLKSAFLRYLKAELPTRKEKRNVQHFDDLLLKVRAALNREGDSRLAGSLRKKYKAALIDEFQDTDPIQYAIFDSVFGTRDSILFLIGDPKQAIYSFRGADLFAYMKAASHVATRYTMTENWRSEPGLIEAVNGVFSNASAPFVYDEIPFHPVRPPEGRVHAFLTVGGRREPPFWIWYADPERVSSERKVISKGLAGEVISRAVAGEIARLLESGRRKRALLGDRPLRESDIAVLVRKHTEAGLIQTALNELGVRTVMLSTGNVFESREAEELWRVLVAVSEPSEPRLLKSALVTDLIGVRGEELVDADSERPTWQHWASRFETYHESWMEGGFMKMFRGLIQGEGVRKRLLSYRDGERRLTNVLHLAELLQREASARNLGMRNLLKRFAEFREEGTPQDEHELRLESDEDAVRLLTMHKSKGLQFPIVFCPFAWMGSESGGSEVLFHEKRDDSFDVVLDMGSDKMDLSRASASTELLAENLRLLYVGLTRAINRCYLVWGRFNGAETSAPAYLFHRPEALDPECLVKDLGEKFKRLQDQELVRQITSLADKAGGSIACAPIPLQAETEYEPRDRLEKPLACSTFRGRIHTDWRISSFSSLISDIAVRSEFPDHDAGSEGGVKVVEGVYSETSDTRSDPNMFQFPRGAEAGSCIHEILEQVDYANPDEALRSELVRRKLSEYEFDVKWCEPVCAMIRNVLEVNLDPERPELSLSRVGPRDRINEMEFYYPLNPVSADTLKDLFRSGTEDLVTDEAALHLARLDFRPARGFMKGFIDLIFRFGGQYYLVDWKSNFLGGRVEDYHRRALESVMNAEYYVLQYLIYTVALDRYLSLRVPDYSYEDHFGGVFYLFVRGIDMKRGPEFGIYHGRPSSEWVHEACSTLLPSGESS